aatattattatttttgtttattttaaggctgataaatataataaagtttataaatttgttaGAACTTTAGATTGTTAAAATAATAGCATTCACATTCCCCTTCTACCCTTTCGTCTTAAATCTAGACGAAACAACATTTTCTTCCCTTtccataacttttttttatcgcAAATATTCCTTACACTTCAAAGTAGAGTTTTTCAAAATGATCAAGTAACATCTTACCACAACTGCAGTCTAACAGTTCGATCTTCAAGATACATAGTTTTTACAAGAAGTCAAAATCGATTGTAGGCAATTTTACAAACGTAAAAATAAGTTCTAAGAATTGTAAAATTGTAAAGGACTCAATTTGGAAAAATGGGAACGAACGTAAACCAAGAATAGTATAAGACacaattcaagaaaaatgtAAAGAACCCAGTGAATATCTACAATTATACGTGTTCATAATGTGGAAGCAGCGTTACAGGTGTTACAAAGGTTAAGAGAATAGATACAACGTACCACAACCAGTTAAGGGATAGATTACTTTTAGTGCCTAGTTTTTTCTGTTTACAAGTAATTTACTACTAAACTAATGTATTTAACGTCCACATAGCTCAACTTTTTGAGATATGTGCTACACGTTTTTCTGTTTCTCTCCTCCCTATACTATTTCCTTCATGGAGTTGCATCATTaatcataaacaaataaaaattacaattgtATTAAACGGAAGCTCACATCTGTCTACGGATATCATTATCCGTTAAAGGTTAAACGAAAATCCGACTTTCTTTACAAATCACCACCGAACAATGCACCAACCAATACATTAACGGAGAAAAGAAACGAAAATGGAAAATGTTATGTTAACAGAAgtgaaaattaagagaaaaagataaagtgaCAGGGGATGGGGACTTGCTCCTGATAGTGGAAGAGAAAGTGAAAGTGAGAGAGGATTGAGATTtgggttttaaaaaataaaaagtaaaattggtaaaagtaaaagaaaaacaagtaaatttagaattcaaaaataattggAGAGGTGTAGAAGAAAATGGATGGTGGAGGGAACATCAATCCCCCAACTGTCCGTAATAAGTGTTTTGGGCCCTCAATGAGGTCAGTGTCAAATCCAAGGGTGTGTTGTTCCCTACACCCCACACCTTTTCCCTCCACCTCCCTAACtctcttcaatattttttaattacaaaactagctttctttttttttttttaactcgcGAAGTCCCCACTTTCAACTCTCCAAAATCTCACTTTATTTCTTCTTGGATTTCCACCCTCCTCTCACCGTGTCCGTTGTCTTCATATCTGTTTTGTTTCGACCTTTCATCTGCCGTCTCCACGTAACGCCCCCACAACTTATATGGACCGTTGATTGCTCCACCAACTTCTGTCTGGTTCGttctcgaaccacaccgtattGGAAGAGGTTAGGCTCTAATACCATTTATAACGTTTCAACAACTTACATGGACTGTTGACTACCCGCACACATCACCACAAGATCCTTATGCGAAAATAGAAATCCCTAAAATACAAAGGAATTcaaagaaagaaggagaaagaaaattcCTCCTTACGTCGCGAATCAGGACGGCCAAGGTTTTCGCCCAGTCGCCGCGACTCTGCCGCATCACCACTCTCTCATAGCTACACCTCCGCCGTGTCTCTACAACTGTCTCTGTTCAAAAATGCAGGACATTCTCGTTGCGGCAAGGTCAATGCTTCTGCTCGAGACATAGAACGTTCTTGCCCCCAAAACTAGGTGGTCCGCAAGAAGAAAAAGCGTAAGAAACTTGGAGCTTCTGGTGGTTGGCATTAACTAAAACAGAGAAGAAATGGAAAAGTGTTTTCCCTTGCGCGAATAGTAGAACAGAAAAATTTGGGAAATAATTTCTCCTTCACGATTCACTAGGTTTCCCTGGTTCGAAGTTGAAcccaaaaggaaaaatatttttctaattaggCTTTCAACCTTCgagatttgttttttctttctgaattgaaattaattagaAGCACAGAAATCGAGCTCTGACCATCCTTTATGAAACAATGTCTCCTGcatacttaaaaaaatgtatatataaaaatcaatatttaatgtACTGTGTGCATGCGaaacaaaaagttaatatatatatatatatatatatatatatatatatatatatatatatatatatatatatatataaaggcaAGAGTATGCACGAAGAACGAAaacttaagaaaagaaatgttaataattataaatgtatataaaaatggAATCGTGCagggaaaaacaaaaaccaataaatcaatttttattttgtcatggTTAGAGAGCATATACAAATTTAAGAATCAACCGAGTTGGGTGCTGCCTGTGTACGACGGATGACGAATGACAGACGAAGAGTAACAAATACAGAGACAACATGAGAGTGGATGAGAATTGGAGAagaaataaagtgaaatttagAAGAGTTAGAAGTGAGGTCATGCAagttaaaagtaagaaaaaaaaaaaacagagagagagagaggctAATTTTGTAATTGACAAAAAATTGGAGAGagttggggaggtggagggagaagGTGTGGGGGTGGAGAGAACAATCCCCAAATCCAATCTATGGGATAGTTCAAAGAGAGCATTTCTTTCTACACACCCAATAATTTCAACCTCCAATcctgtattttttaaaattctaaattcagCCTGTGATTTAGATTTTTCAGTGGTGTCGTATAAGGAATGTGTAATCCTGAGACGTTTTGGACTATACAATTTAGAATGCTAAAtatcaatgttttttattttaagatgtaaattttgaaatataaaactgTATCTGGATTATATCCCGGCCGATTTACACAATTTCTaatgtgtttttaaataaagattttttgattttgataatatatGCGAAAAAAATGCAGTGTTATAAGTGGAGAACCATTGAAAAAAACGAAATTTGGttcacaaacaaagaaaaaaacaagataaagtGAAGAATATTACGGTAAACAAGTCATTGCACCACCTGTGAGATGCAGATTGAAATTACATGCAGTTGGAAATGCACCTTTAAAGGTAATTTGTTCTTGTTATAATACTGATCATAAATTACTTACAagcttttgttaaaatataataggaTTTGGGATTTTCAAATTAAACCCTCTCGTTCAAATCTTgggaataaaaaataacttattggTCAAATTTGAAACCGAAACTAATTAGATATAAAATGGATAAATAGTCCATATAACATTAACGTTGAGATATAAGTAATTAGatgttcaaaatttttatatttttaattaaatttctattattattttttttgtgtgaaacAATATGAcagttattttatttctttgtttacaCATTAATACGAGATTTTGTGACAAATAAAACAATACTGTGAATTGATGTAAAGTAACAACCAACTTTTATTACTTATGTATATACACacactattttatattaattacactgtctcataattattaaaacaatgAGACGAACAAGTAAATTgacataacaaaattaattatattgtcTAATAAATACGATAATACTCaattaagaaacttaaaaattttTAAGTAGTTACATAAGAGAAAATACAGTCACATAGCTGGAGACCGTATGATTCACTGATGGATGGAAGCCTTATCTTTTGTGTCACGCTTTCCCTTACATTAGATGGAGCTTTCTGCCTTCCCCACCTTCAAAGCAGTTTCTAATGCTTCCTTAATCCCATTTTCTTCTCATCAACTCTGCAGCCGCTGCTCCTTTCCTCTTCGTCGTAGCGATTATGGCTTCTGTTGGATTCCCGAGCCAAAACCGTTTGATCGGATCAAGATGTGCTCGGAGAAGAAATGTTTGTCGTCGAACGGTTACGGTGGAACCGAAAACGGAGAAACAAAACCTGATTTCGTCGAAGTCATAGGCATTGGTTCTAGGAAGGACGCTATTTTTGATTTCTGCTTGAGCGCGCCGTTTCAGTTGCCTTTGCTGCGGTTTTGGTAACGgtctactttatttttaatgttttcgcgttttatattttcatttcggaattgttaatttgaaattgttgtcgTTTTCGTGTGAATACGTTGTTTTCTTGAACTCTTGATGCTTTTCGATTGATTTTTGGTACGGATTAGTGTATGGAACTTCAGACTATTCCTTAATCAGAGATCCAAGTGTGGTTTGCGCCTTCTTGGCTGTGtttgcttcttcttttattcttgcTTTAAAAGCCTAAGAGAGAGTTGAATAAGTAATAATCCTTATCTACATCGGGAGGTTTGTTTGGGaaatagaaaagtaattaaaattatttgcgTTTGATACAAATTATTTGTAGGTTTCGATAATGGAAAAGGATTATAAATCAGTGTGTTGTTACTGTTGGGTCATAAAAGCTTATAATGATTTATAAGGATTATAAATCGTGTGATGAGAGGTTGtgaaattttgttattgttctATTCTATCCCTGgctttgggagtgaaaattttACTTCCTAGGGTAGAGGACCTGTGGCAGAGGTGAGGTGACCATGTCACAATTACCACTGGATCAAAGACTATAACTAATAGTTAGTACATAACATTATATACTTAAGAGTACGTGTCCTAGATAAAGTTTATGTGATGCATTGAGCAGAAATTTTATACTCTCCTCTATAGTTATTTAACTTTCTGAGTTTATTTTTCCGTTCACTCATCAGTTATCTGAATTATTTTACGTCTTATCTTCTCAAGACTGACTTCCACAAtacataaatttgattattggCGCTCCAATATGGGCCTTGACCCCAAGAAGCTTTATTTGGTTCTGCACAAATCTTTTGTCACTCGATCCCAATTTTACTGGTGCACCAGATTCCTTAATTCAAGATTCCTTAATTTTTCGGTACTCAGTCTTGTATCATGTTTAATCAAACTCTGTTTGTGAACAATACCAATTGATGCCTTCAATATCACTACTACTCCATATAGAACTTCaaaaatagtatataagtgggggAACAACCTTTATTTCCTTAGCTTATTTTGTGggattaagttaaatttaaactcACATTTTAAGACCTTGTTGGGGGTGAAAGACATATACTTTTTAAAGGTGTTTCTATGCTTAAACGTTTCATGTGATAATTATTCTATTTGCGTTTTGGTCTTTTGCTGCTTCTGCCCTCGACTATCAATGGAGTGGAATGTCATCTCCAATAtgtttcattcattattttccCCTTTTTATAATGCTTTGGAGGAtgacttttccttcttctcggGGTACTTTTCCTTTTTGTCTATTCTTTAATGAATTTGTTTCTTTCAAACAGTGTTCAGTTTTCAAGGGGTGTGTTGAAGAATTCACATTGACAaaagataaggccaaattatagtatataatgtgtgcaaatctcattttacaagtcaattttatgaggttgagttagacttagaTTCTACTTTCTTAAAATGGTTTCATAGTCATTCAGAGTTTGTCCTTGCAAAGTGTTGGGCCTCGTGTCATCCACTATGGGGTTCTCCCTAGTCCAAAGCTTGAGATGTGTTGAAAAACCCATATAGACTAGAAATAAGGtctaaattatagtatataagtaagTGCAAACCTTACTTTATACATTGGTTTTATAATGTTAAGTTAGGCTTAAATTTCACGTTcttaagaaagtaaaataatttacaagGGTTAGTAAGTAGTTTGTGGTATTTTAAAAACATCTTTCAGAGTACACTGGAAATGACTTATGGATTTACTAAATTACTTCTTCCATTCCAGATAAAATGATCTAAATTCTTCtggaattgatttatatttgttgtttttgcatttttaatttgttctaaGATAGCAATCTTCTGCAGGAATATCCTTATGACAGAATCAGAAGAAGTGCATTTACAACAAAGATCAATTGAAGAAggttttcatttgatttaatatgACTGATTATTTTTTATCCTATAATTATATTCTGGCTACTTTAATATAGAAACACGTGCAGGCGTATTTTGGGAGAAAATATTTAATCGCAACATtcttcttgattaattttttattatatacaatttAGAACCAAAAATGAAGCTTAGTttttgatgaaaagaaaatattgaaggAAAAAGGGGGTAAAGTGCCTTGTGTTGTTCgtgaatttcaatttaaattttcatacatatcTCTCATTGATCTCTGTGATTAAAATCTACTAATTTTTGGGCTATCTATTGCAGAACCTCATCCAAGAGTTGTCAAAGCTCCCGTATTTTTGAAGTCATGCTCACAGACTATTGTTCTTGTTTGTACATTCCTTACCTTCAAATCTTGTAGTAAAACCTGTGTTTCAGTAGTAGTATTAGTAATATGCATCCATGGGTGCCCAGGTGATGTGGGGTGCTGTATCCCTTTCACCTGATGATTTTGTGAAGCATGCAGTAGTCAACTGAGATTCTTAAATTCATTATTCATCATCATAAGAGATATGCTTGCTTGATCAAATGAAATTCTGTAATTATGTGTTGTAGATAGTTTACAGCTGACTGGCATGAGTTAACATTATATTCCTCGCAaggttaatttatttatgcaaAAATCAAATCATAAGATGTATGACTCTTGCTAGCTTTCATCATAGTCGTTTGATGTGTGTAACCTTTATCCTTCCGTTCCCCCTCTCTTTAGGTGGCCAGTGCAGGATATGGCTTGTACCACACTGTTGCAGCtgatatttttgaaactgtAAGGTCCAGGAATGGATTAACCGTGGCTATAGTTTTGAAGCCATTTAGATTTGAAGGGCTTAGACGGCAAAACGAGGTATCTTTGACTCtttcaattacatttttttatgctAAAACATGCTTTCAAGTACCGTTTAAACATTTCCACCTGTAATATGATGACTATTTCTGTGGCCATAGAATCTTATTGAATATGATTACCTGAGAAAATTCCAGTTAAGGTTATTGGTCATTATTTATTCTTCACTTTATGATTACTTGAGATGCCTTGACTAATAATATGTTTGTGGTCAAATCATGTCCAGATCATGTAGTCTGTTTAATACTTTATCTGTGCCATAAATTCGCAGGTGAAGACCTTGATGCAGAAACTTAAGGAGAACACAAACTTACTTATTGGTGAGCTATACTTCATATGTTTGCTTGTTAAAATTTGATTCTGACGAACTTCTTATCTGGCTCATTAATGTTTGCCAATTAGAGCTAATAACTAAAaaagagtttttctttttctggaaAGAGTATTTACTTATTATAATCCGAATGTGTAAACAACGTCACTAAAAAGCCATCAATTTCTTGCTATGTCAAGTCTGATGTATGTCTAAGGAGGAATATGTTACACAAGCTGTCTCTGTGTTCAACTGGTACCAAgcgtaaaagaaaaattgaattctaTTATCAATAAAGGTGATGCTGTCTTGTACTGTTTCCAAGAATTGATCAATAAGTGCAAAGGTTCTCTCCTACTTAAGCTTTTTCTGAGGCTATTTATTCCACGTCCCACCTGTAAATAAGTGACCTCCGAAAAGTAGAAATAGAATCACTATTTTCCCCTTTATACTGTTTAACCTACATTCTTTTTAACTAATTGATAGCTGTCTTTACCCTTTTGGAAAGTAATATagtataatttacttttaattcaaTAATCAATAGGCCTACAAAAGCTACAAAATTTTTCTTAGTTGTTGATTTATGATACAGAAATTGATATTGATGCATTGCTTGAGAAAGACTTGTTGACACTAGATGAGGCCATGAAGACTGCTAATGATGCAGTTTTGCTTGCTATTAAGGCTGTCTCTGTTCTGAAGTCTGTAAGTTTAGTTTTAGAGTATACTTCCtgctatttgtttttataaaactattttgtaGTTACAGATTGAAATTTTTTGCAGGAGATGCACAGAAAAATTATAGACAGATTGAATGGTGGGATGAAAGAGGCCAGCCCTTCAGAAATTAATAAAGTAGGTTTCTATGATTTTTACCCTGATAGTTTCAGACCCTTCTTTGCACAACTTGATAGCGttgtttatattttcctttaaacAGGACCACATTTGAATAATGTTTCCATTTTCTTTCACACCattcattataaaattgatgCTGTTGTGTACAGATGTTAGAATCCTATAAAGAAGCAGGGATTGGATTTGGAGCCGCTGCAAACATAAAAGCTTCAATTTTGCAATCTATATTTGATAGTCCTTTCCTGGGTGCTCGTTTGAAGGTATCAATCAGTTTTTTCCATATTCATGCATGATaggtattttttgtttgttgacagatcacaaattttcaaaatacatttatttaaagGTCATTGTTGTTGCCAAATCCTTTTCTAGAATGACTGACTGATCCCTCTCTGCCATTTGTTATTGTAGTgcctttttttaaaatttattttggacATTTTTAGCTATCACTCTTTTCGTTGAGTTCTGGTTCTTGTTCCTATACCATATAAGCTTATTATGATTACTATTTTTGTTCAGGATCCAAATAGCATAGTTATATGCAATCTTGCCTGTTCAGGACCCATCAATGATAGTGATATAGAAATCTTTCTACGTACTTTCCGTCAAACAACAAATTACacaaatgatattataatatcAGCAATACATGACCCTACTGTTGAGCCCAACCTACTCATAACGACAGTGCTTACACTTGggtaagttttatttttgtggataaagaagaaatttctcAAGTCAAAAAGGAAATGCAAGTTAGGTAAATACATTTCTTGAAGATATGAATATGAACGCATGTTGGTAAACTTCTTTTTTCAGAGTTAGAACTTATGAAAGTGTATTAGTGTGTTTTTACATCTATACATTAAAGTTCTTAACTTCCgtatatttaatgttattgcTGAGTTGAAATTGAGCATGATTTATCTACATCTGACTCTTGAAATTTTAACAGAGGATTCTATTATTTGTTCTATTActgataattttctttaatctgtttattttttccttattccCTGCACAGTTTCTAATAGATTTCTCTTGTTATTTAATTAGCTGTTTAAATGTGCAACGGTCTTCCCAGAATGGTGGTATACTATCCAGACTTGCCATGCATTTTCCTCTTATTTTTAGCTTTTGGGGAAGACATAGTCAGCAAGAAGTTGGCACTGGGAAACAGACTGAAGTATTTCCGCCAGAAATGATGAGTTGTGATGATGTTGATGAAAGAACAAATCAGATCGCTTTAGATGGCATAGATAGCAATCTTGATAAAAAATGTGAGGAGTTGGAGCCAACAATGAGCAAGAACTCCAAGTTTCCTGCTTTAAGGTTTTCTCTGACTTCCTCACCTGTTCCTCATACTTTTTTCAGCAAATTTTCCTAATGTTACACagtttttcatttttgcttttGAACTATAATAGGGATTCAGGAAAAAGTGAAGATTTATTTGACACCTCTTCCAACTATAACATCCTCTATGACTCTATTACTG
This genomic interval from Vigna radiata var. radiata cultivar VC1973A chromosome 8, Vradiata_ver6, whole genome shotgun sequence contains the following:
- the LOC106772341 gene encoding protein ACCUMULATION AND REPLICATION OF CHLOROPLASTS 3 isoform X1 is translated as MELSAFPTFKAVSNASLIPFSSHQLCSRCSFPLRRSDYGFCWIPEPKPFDRIKMCSEKKCLSSNGYGGTENGETKPDFVEVIGIGSRKDAIFDFCLSAPFQLPLLRFWNILMTESEEVHLQQRSIEEEPHPRVVKAPVFLKSCSQTIVLVASAGYGLYHTVAADIFETVRSRNGLTVAIVLKPFRFEGLRRQNEVKTLMQKLKENTNLLIEIDIDALLEKDLLTLDEAMKTANDAVLLAIKAVSVLKSEMHRKIIDRLNGGMKEASPSEINKMLESYKEAGIGFGAAANIKASILQSIFDSPFLGARLKDPNSIVICNLACSGPINDSDIEIFLRTFRQTTNYTNDIIISAIHDPTVEPNLLITTVLTLGCLNVQRSSQNGGILSRLAMHFPLIFSFWGRHSQQEVGTGKQTEVFPPEMMSCDDVDERTNQIALDGIDSNLDKKCEELEPTMSKNSKFPALRDSGKSEDLFDTSSNYNILYDSITEGVALGDSAFQREQLENWNLGPGFEVAKKWAQEKAADATPIVDNLSIFHLPVGVRPSEELKERLEISFMTKQHEPDTDNVVKTQTFNGGTSSWSAATDASLEAVMDFASSLLKGKNANKSKTHGVLSVRAASMLEAERDFSKKWSPVVEMQYRGGRYKGRCQGGLPEGKGRLVLRDGSIYDGLWRYGKRSGPGTFYFKNGDMFQGLWRDDVIHGKGWFYFRTGDRWFANFWKGKANGEGRFYTKSGDAFFGNFKDGWRHGQFLCINANGTRYTEIWDHGVRVDSKHLDR
- the LOC106772341 gene encoding protein ACCUMULATION AND REPLICATION OF CHLOROPLASTS 3 isoform X2 encodes the protein MELSAFPTFKAVSNASLIPFSSHQLCSRCSFPLRRSDYGFCWIPEPKPFDRIKMCSEKKCLSSNGYGGTENGETKPDFVEVIGIGSRKDAIFDFCLSAPFQLPLLRFWNILMTESEEVHLQQRSIEEEPHPRVVKAPVFLKSCSQTIVLVASAGYGLYHTVAADIFETVRSRNGLTVAIVLKPFRFEGLRRQNEVKTLMQKLKENTNLLIEIDIDALLEKDLLTLDEAMKTANDAVLLAIKAVSVLKSEMHRKIIDRLNGGMKEASPSEINKMLESYKEAGIGFGAAANIKASILQSIFDSPFLGARLKDPNSIVICNLACSGPINDSDIEIFLRTFRQTTNYTNDIIISAIHDPTVEPNLLITTVLTLGCLNVQRSSQNGGILSRLAMHFPLIFSFWGRHSQQEVGTGKQTEVFPPEMMSCDDVDERTNQIALDGIDSNLDKKCEELEPTMSKNSKFPALRDSGKSEDLFDTSSNYNILYDSITEGGDSAFQREQLENWNLGPGFEVAKKWAQEKAADATPIVDNLSIFHLPVGVRPSEELKERLEISFMTKQHEPDTDNVVKTQTFNGGTSSWSAATDASLEAVMDFASSLLKGKNANKSKTHGVLSVRAASMLEAERDFSKKWSPVVEMQYRGGRYKGRCQGGLPEGKGRLVLRDGSIYDGLWRYGKRSGPGTFYFKNGDMFQGLWRDDVIHGKGWFYFRTGDRWFANFWKGKANGEGRFYTKSGDAFFGNFKDGWRHGQFLCINANGTRYTEIWDHGVRVDSKHLDR